A genome region from Myroides fluvii includes the following:
- a CDS encoding glycosyltransferase family 4 protein translates to MDNSLEGKKILIIGQVWPESRSSAAGKRMLQLLEVFQSWNMDIYFGSTAQKSPYSDDLSIFQLNEIEVYLNDERMDQVLADLQPDWVMYDRFMMEEQFGWRVTAQCPQARTLLDTEDLHFLRYARQELVKKGVGTIDDYLYSDKTKRELASIMRCDLTLLISSVELELLVHQFQLPPDILLVLPFLENELSVEEQDEWLPFEQREGFVFIGNFIHEPNWQTVLRLKTEIWPLLRKRLPQVQLHIYGAYPSAKVLQLHNPKENFFIHGRAEDALAVVGQARVMLAPIAFGAGIKGKFVDGMRVGTPNVTTTVGIEAMATAEEWNGFVADEVEEFIQKAVELYQSESSWLEKQEKGRTLLQRSYSKAKYTAIFKESVLLLDQDIDNHRKRHFLVEVFKHHSAQSTKYMALWIEEKNKHKKSE, encoded by the coding sequence ATGGATAATTCATTAGAAGGGAAGAAGATATTAATTATCGGTCAGGTATGGCCCGAATCGCGTTCCTCTGCAGCGGGTAAGCGCATGTTACAGCTGTTGGAGGTCTTTCAATCGTGGAACATGGATATTTACTTTGGATCTACTGCACAGAAATCACCCTATAGCGATGATTTGAGTATTTTTCAATTGAATGAAATTGAGGTTTATCTCAATGATGAGCGCATGGACCAAGTATTAGCGGATTTACAGCCCGATTGGGTGATGTACGACCGTTTTATGATGGAGGAACAGTTCGGATGGCGCGTAACGGCTCAATGCCCTCAAGCGCGTACCTTACTCGATACTGAGGATCTCCACTTTTTGCGTTACGCCCGTCAGGAACTAGTGAAAAAGGGAGTGGGAACTATTGACGATTATTTATATAGCGATAAAACCAAGCGCGAATTGGCGAGTATTATGCGTTGTGATTTGACACTCTTGATTTCTAGTGTGGAACTTGAGTTATTGGTTCATCAATTTCAACTTCCCCCTGATATTCTTTTGGTTCTTCCTTTTTTAGAAAATGAACTATCCGTAGAGGAACAAGACGAATGGTTGCCTTTTGAACAAAGAGAAGGGTTTGTTTTTATTGGCAACTTTATTCACGAACCCAATTGGCAGACAGTTTTGCGCTTAAAAACAGAAATATGGCCATTGCTACGCAAGCGATTACCTCAAGTTCAATTGCATATTTATGGTGCTTATCCGTCAGCTAAAGTATTGCAATTACACAATCCGAAAGAAAATTTTTTCATTCACGGTAGGGCAGAAGATGCTTTAGCAGTGGTGGGGCAAGCAAGAGTCATGTTAGCTCCAATTGCCTTTGGGGCTGGAATAAAAGGAAAGTTTGTGGATGGCATGCGTGTAGGAACGCCCAATGTAACTACAACTGTGGGAATAGAAGCCATGGCTACAGCCGAAGAGTGGAATGGGTTTGTTGCAGATGAGGTAGAAGAGTTCATCCAAAAAGCCGTTGAATTGTATCAAAGCGAAAGTAGTTGGCTTGAAAAACAAGAAAAAGGAAGGACTTTACTGCAACGTTCTTATAGTAAAGCAAAGTATACAGCAATTTTCAAAGAAAGCGTTTTGCTTTTAGATCAAGATATAGACAACCACCGTAAACGTCATTTTCTAGTAGAAGTATTTAAACATCACAGTGCGCAAAGTACCAAATACATGGCACTGTGGATTGAAGAAAAGAACAAACATAAAAAAAGCGAGTAA
- the miaE gene encoding tRNA-(ms[2]io[6]A)-hydroxylase: MLGLKLLTDPRWANIAESNLEEILTDHCWCEQKAATNAITLIAYNSEHDDLVTELTEIAIEEMEHFKMVHEIIKQRGYTLGRERKDDYVNQLAKFCKRDGSRNDAFIDRLLFAAMIEARSCERFRVLSQNIDDEELAKFYYDLMVSEANHYTTFLKFARKYTERVDVDKRWKEWLDFEGNLIQSYGTKEHIHG, encoded by the coding sequence ATGTTAGGACTTAAACTTTTAACCGATCCAAGATGGGCTAATATTGCCGAATCTAATCTTGAAGAAATCTTGACTGATCACTGTTGGTGTGAACAAAAAGCGGCGACCAATGCCATTACGCTAATTGCCTACAACTCAGAACACGACGATTTAGTAACGGAATTAACGGAAATCGCTATTGAAGAGATGGAACATTTCAAAATGGTTCACGAGATTATCAAGCAAAGAGGTTATACCTTAGGGCGCGAACGCAAAGATGATTACGTGAATCAATTGGCTAAATTTTGCAAAAGAGATGGGAGTAGAAATGATGCTTTCATCGATCGCTTGCTTTTTGCTGCTATGATCGAAGCTAGAAGTTGTGAGCGTTTTCGCGTGTTGTCGCAAAACATTGACGATGAAGAACTAGCTAAATTTTATTATGACTTAATGGTTTCTGAAGCCAATCACTATACGACTTTCTTAAAATTTGCCCGCAAATACACGGAACGCGTAGACGTTGATAAACGTTGGAAAGAATGGCTGGATTTTGAAGGTAACTTAATTCAGAGTTACGGAACAAAAGAACATATCCACGGATAA